The window CCTATCGTAGGCGCCGTCCTTGTTCATGAAGGACGGATCATAGGGGAAGGCTATCACCGTGAGTATGGCAAGGCCCATGCGGAGGTAAACTGCCTGAATGCTGTATTGCCGGAGGATAGGCATCTTATTCCTTCAAGTACATTGTATGTTTCCCTTGAACCTTGCGCGCATTTTGGGAAAACCCCGCCTTGTGCAGACCTGGTTATCCGCGAGCAGATACCAAGGGTGGTTGTAGGATGCCGCGACCCTTTTGAAGCGGTGAATGGGAAGGGGATCGAAAAACTGAAGGCTGCCGGCTTAGAGGTGATAGCAGGGTTTTTAGAGCGCGAATGCATCGCAGCCAATGCCAGGTTTTTCACCTTCCACCAGAAGAAGCGGCCTTATATTATCCTGAAATGGGCGCAATCCAGGGATGGCTGTATTGCCGGTCCTGGAAAGACCCGGGTGAATATCAGTAATGAACTAACCAACCGTCTGGTCCATAGGTGGAGGGCCGAAGAATCGGCCATAATGGTGGCCAGTAATACGGTGCAGGCCGACAATCCATCCCTCACGGTCAGGCATTGGAAGGGAAAGCATCCCGTCAGGATACTACTTGACAAAAAACTGGCGGTCAAGGAATCTTTTGCCATATTTTCCGGGGAGGCGCCAACCATCGTTTACCATGAGCAGGAGAATGCCCTTCCTGCCTACGGGGAAAGGGTGCTGCTCCAGCCGGGTTCAGGAATAATTGGACAGATTTTGGCAGACCAATACCAGCGGGGTATCCAGTCCATACTGGTGGAAGGGGGTACTATCCTATTGCAATCCTTCCTCGATGCCGGGTTATGGGATGAGGCCAGGGTGATCACCAACCTGGGATTGGTCTTGCCCGGTGGGTATCC is drawn from Flavihumibacter rivuli and contains these coding sequences:
- the ribD gene encoding bifunctional diaminohydroxyphosphoribosylaminopyrimidine deaminase/5-amino-6-(5-phosphoribosylamino)uracil reductase RibD, translating into MTGTHNSFMWRCLQLAKLGEGLVAPNPIVGAVLVHEGRIIGEGYHREYGKAHAEVNCLNAVLPEDRHLIPSSTLYVSLEPCAHFGKTPPCADLVIREQIPRVVVGCRDPFEAVNGKGIEKLKAAGLEVIAGFLERECIAANARFFTFHQKKRPYIILKWAQSRDGCIAGPGKTRVNISNELTNRLVHRWRAEESAIMVASNTVQADNPSLTVRHWKGKHPVRILLDKKLAVKESFAIFSGEAPTIVYHEQENALPAYGERVLLQPGSGIIGQILADQYQRGIQSILVEGGTILLQSFLDAGLWDEARVITNLGLVLPGGYPGPRLTPEAQLFSEQVLMKDQIQVFLHKNQADN